In bacterium, one DNA window encodes the following:
- a CDS encoding 2-oxoacid:acceptor oxidoreductase subunit alpha — translation MSTPSTEPPKSQRVKEVIERVTIRFAGDSGDGIQLSGNQFTLATAMAGNDLGTLPDFPAEIRAPAGTLPGVSNFQISFSEKSIHTPGDAPDVLVAMNPAALKVNLKDLAKDGTIIVNSDNFTPVNLKKAGYTSNPLEDGSLGSRRVIQIPINELNLKALESSPLSKKERDKCRNFYALGVIYWLYDRPLEPTLQWIADKFAKNPAVVEANQTALRAGYYYADTTEIFTHSYTVRKAALPPGEYRNITGTEAMVLGLVAGATLAETQLFYGSYPITPASDILHELARHKNYGIATFQAEDEIAAVCAAIGAAYAGNIGVTGTSGPGVALKGEAIGLAVMAELPLVIINVQRAGPSTGMPTKAEQSDLLQAVVGRNSECPVAVLAPATPADCFNTAIEAIRIAVKYMTPVFVLSDGFLANSSEPWLLPDISTLEKITISHKADVNDFKPYRRDPKTLARPWVIPGMPGFEHRIGGLEKEDVTGNVSYDPQNHEKMTLTRAEKVRRIAQDIPPTQIVGEPSGQLLVIGWGSTYGAITSAVENVRARGKKVSYVHLRHLWPFPSDLGEIIRRFETVLVPEMNLGQLKLLLRGEYGLPVIGLHKVQGRPFKISEIQSKIEELI, via the coding sequence GTGTCCACCCCATCCACCGAACCACCGAAGTCCCAGCGCGTCAAGGAAGTGATTGAACGCGTTACGATCCGTTTTGCCGGCGACTCCGGCGACGGCATCCAGTTGTCGGGAAACCAATTCACGCTGGCCACCGCGATGGCCGGCAACGACCTCGGGACGCTGCCCGATTTCCCCGCCGAGATTCGCGCCCCCGCCGGCACCCTGCCCGGGGTCTCCAATTTCCAGATCAGCTTCTCGGAGAAGTCGATTCACACTCCCGGCGATGCGCCCGATGTCTTGGTGGCGATGAACCCCGCCGCGCTCAAGGTCAATCTCAAGGACCTGGCCAAGGACGGCACGATCATCGTCAACTCCGACAACTTCACCCCGGTGAACCTCAAGAAGGCGGGCTATACCAGCAACCCGCTGGAAGACGGCTCCCTGGGGTCGCGCCGGGTAATCCAGATCCCAATCAATGAGCTCAATCTCAAGGCGCTGGAATCCTCGCCGCTCTCCAAAAAAGAACGCGACAAGTGCCGCAATTTCTACGCTCTGGGCGTGATCTACTGGCTCTATGACCGTCCGCTGGAGCCGACGCTCCAATGGATCGCCGACAAGTTCGCCAAGAATCCGGCGGTGGTCGAAGCCAACCAGACCGCCCTGCGCGCCGGCTACTACTACGCCGACACCACCGAGATTTTCACGCACAGCTACACCGTGCGCAAGGCCGCCCTCCCGCCCGGCGAGTACCGCAACATCACCGGGACCGAGGCGATGGTGCTCGGGCTGGTGGCGGGAGCCACGCTGGCCGAAACGCAGCTGTTCTACGGCAGCTACCCGATCACTCCGGCCTCCGACATTCTGCACGAATTGGCGCGACACAAAAACTACGGCATCGCCACCTTCCAGGCCGAGGATGAGATTGCCGCGGTCTGCGCCGCCATCGGCGCCGCCTACGCCGGCAACATCGGCGTGACCGGCACGTCCGGACCCGGCGTCGCGCTGAAAGGCGAGGCGATCGGCCTGGCGGTGATGGCGGAATTGCCGCTTGTCATCATCAATGTCCAGCGCGCCGGCCCGTCGACCGGCATGCCGACCAAAGCCGAGCAGTCTGACCTGCTGCAAGCGGTGGTGGGACGCAATTCGGAATGCCCGGTGGCGGTCCTCGCCCCGGCCACACCCGCGGATTGCTTCAACACCGCCATCGAGGCGATCCGGATTGCGGTGAAATACATGACCCCGGTCTTTGTCCTCTCCGACGGTTTCCTGGCCAACTCGTCGGAGCCGTGGCTGTTGCCGGATATCTCCACGCTGGAAAAGATCACGATCAGCCACAAGGCAGATGTGAACGATTTCAAGCCATACCGCCGCGACCCGAAAACACTGGCGCGGCCATGGGTGATCCCCGGGATGCCCGGTTTCGAGCATCGCATCGGCGGCCTGGAAAAAGAGGATGTGACCGGCAATGTCAGTTACGACCCGCAGAATCACGAGAAGATGACCCTGACCCGCGCCGAGAAGGTGCGCCGCATCGCGCAGGACATCCCGCCGACGCAGATTGTCGGCGAGCCCTCCGGGCAACTGCTGGTCATCGGCTGGGGCTCGACCTACGGCGCCATCACCTCGGCGGTGGAAAATGTCCGCGCCAGGGGCAAGAAGGTCTCGTATGTCCACCTGCGCCACCTCTGGCCCTTCCCGTCCGACCTGGGCGAGATCATCAGGCGCTTCGAGACCGTGCTGGTCCCCGAGATGAAC